The genomic stretch GGGGGTGTCGTGCGGTCGGCCAGCGCCACCAATCCCGGGTGTGACCCCTCGACGGCAATACCGATCCCGGCGTAGGCGACCATTTCCAGGTCGTTTTCCCCGTCGCCAATGGCGATGGTGTGTGCTTGGCTAATGCCTAGATCTTCAATTGCCACGGCAATGCCATCCGCCTTGCTGATACCCCGGAGGAATATTTCACCGGTGTGCCGGTGGGTATCGGCAATCGAATTCTCCACCACCGCAATATCGTTTCCGATCTCGGCGGCGATCATGGCGACAGAAGCCGCAGCGTCGAACATCGAGACCTTGGCGTACGAGGCCGGCGCGGGTGTCAGACGTAAGGTTCCTAGGATGGCCGAGGCGCCATCACTCTGTCCATCAGGGCGGGCAGCGAAGTGGGATCCAACGATGTCCCGCAGCCGCTGCTCGGCCGCGGGTCGAACGTAGAGAAATTCGGCGGACTCCAACACGTAGATGGCATCATGAGCATCAAGCGCCGCAATCGTCCTACTCGCCTGTTCCTCAGAGAAACGTCGATCCATCAGTACCCGGTCACCGACTTGCACATAGGCCCCGGCACTGGCCACCAGGCCGTCAAACCCTGCCGCGAGGATGCTCGCCGGCAGCATTGACAGTGGTCGACCGGTGCAGAGAAACACCTTGTGTCCGGCGGCACGAGCCGCCCGTACCGCACGCTCGTGAGCTTCGGGAACTACCCCGTAATCGGCGTAGGTGCCATCCACATCAAGGAAGATCGCATGGATGGTGGTTGTGGGCAGTTTGGGCAGGGTGTCCATGCTAAGAGAGTCTACCGGTGCGTTGAGCCAGCGCCTCGGAGCACGTTGCCCTCACATGAGAAAACCCGCCCCGACAAATGTCGGGACGGGATTCATTAGTGCCCTGCCGTGACCAAGTCAGGCCGCTGGGCTCGTGACCAGAAGAGCATCCTGAACCTGGATACGGTCCCCGACAAAATCCGATAACCGGTTCCCGACATTCAGCAATTCTCCAATGGCAGCGACGGTGCGAGCAGCGGCAAAGCCATCCCCATAGGGGTTCACTGCGTTTGCCATCGCTGCATAGGCACCACCATCGTTCAACAATTCCAGAACTGAGCTATAAATGCGCTCCTCATCTGTACCGATGAGTCTCACCGTTCCGGCAGTGACGGCCTCGGGTCGCTCGGTGTTCTCGCGCATCACCAGCACCGGCTTGCCTAGGCTCGGCGCTTCTTCTTGGACTCCCCCGGAGTCGGTAAGCACCATATGTGAGGCAGCCAGCATCTGCGTGAACTCCCCGTAGCTCAGTGGTTCGGTCAGGGTAATGTTAGCGTTGCCCTCAATTTGCGGCAATAGCGCCTCACGTACCACGGGGTTGCGGTGTAAGGGCAAGACAAATTCAACGTCCGGCTCGGCTGCGGCGAGACGGGCCAGCGCCCGGCCAATGCCGCGCATCGGTTCACCTTGATTTTCCCGACGATGAGTAGTCACTAGCACGATCCGTTTGCCGGAGGCTACAAGAGTAGAGAGCGCTGTGTCGGTGAACTCCGCGTGCTCCTGTACCACTTCCAGCAGCGCGTCAATCACCGTATTACCTGTGACAACTACATCTGCCGGGTTGATGCCCTCGCGAAGCAGGTTTTCCCGGCTGATAGAGGTTGGAGCCAGATGAAGGGCCGCTATCTGGCTGGTCAGCTTACGGTTGGCCTCCTCTGGGAAAGGAGAGTACAGATCGCCACTGCGCAAGCCCGCCTCGGCGTGCACCACCGGAATACCACGATAGAAGGCGGCAATGGCACCGGCCGTCGAAGTGGTGGTATCGCCTTGCACCACCACGGCGTCAGGACGTTCACGCTCCAATATCTCATCCAGTCCCTTGATCGTCTTAACCAAGATTCCGTTGAGAGATTGGCGTGGTTCGATCACATCGAGATCATAGTCTGGGGTGATTTCGAATATCGCGTTGACTTGGTCGAGCATCTCACGGTGCTGCCCTGTCACTGTCACAACACAATCGAAGACGTCGTTGTTCTGGAGTGCCTTGACGATCGGGGCTACCTTGATTGCTTCGGGTCGAGTGCCGTAAATCGGCATGATCTTCTTACGCATAGTTTCCTCCTTGCCAGCGGGCACTTTAGCGCCACAGTCCACGGGTATCGATGATGTCCTTGCCATGCAGCTCGGTGCGGTTAACGTCCCGGAATCGGTCATGATCAACCAGCACGGTGATTACACTCGAACGTTGCAATGCTTCATCAGTGCTGACCAGTTTTAGGTTTGGTAGAGCTGCCAGGGAAACAGGCAACTCCTTGATGTGCGGCTCGGCGGCAAGGAACTGAATCTGCGGGTGAGATTCGGCCAGTTTCCGAGCAATATTGATCGCCGGGGATTCACGCAGGTCATCGATGTTCTTTTTAAAGGCCAAGCCCAACAGCGAGACCTGCCCATTAAACGACTGCTTGGCCGTTGCGTCCTTGACCTTTGAGATGACCCAATCGGGCTTCGCGTCGTTGGTTTCGCGAGCCCTGCGAATCAGCTGGGATTCCTCCGGAGCTGCCGAGACGATGAACCATGGGTCCACCGCAATGCAGTGACCCCCGACGCCTGGACCCGGTTGAAGGATGTTAACCCGGGGGTGGCGATTAGCAAGTTCGATCAGTTCCCAGACATTGATACCAAGCTTGTCGGAGATGATAGACAGCTCGTTGGCGAACGCTATATTCACATCGCGGAAGGAGTTCTCCACCAGCTTTGCCATTTCGGCGGTTGCCGCATCGGTAGTGAGGATCTCCGCGGCGCAGAAGGTCTGGTAGAGGGCCTTAGCCTTTTCGGCGGCCTCGGCACTGAGCCCACCAACGATGCGGTCGTTCGACACCAGTTCCTGCATCACGAATCCGGGAAGAACTCGCTCAGGGCAGTGAGCAATGAGCAATCTAGAAATATCAAGATCCGGGCGGGCCGCTTTGATGTACTCTGCCATTCGCTCGGTGGTTCCGGGCGGGGATGTTGATTCAAGGATGACCAATTCGGTGCCAGTCAGGTGCGGGGCGAGACCCTCGGCTGCCTGCTTGATGTACGAGAGATCGGCACTGTAGTCGTCGTTGAATGGCGTAGGTACAGCAACGATAAAAGCCTGCGCAGCG from Paeniglutamicibacter sp. Y32M11 encodes the following:
- the wecC gene encoding UDP-N-acetyl-D-mannosamine dehydrogenase, encoding MTDIQEVAVIGLGYIGLPTAAILASRGIRVHGVDVNPRTVEAVNKGEVPFVEPELGAFVSDAVTRGLLTASLTTPAAQAFIVAVPTPFNDDYSADLSYIKQAAEGLAPHLTGTELVILESTSPPGTTERMAEYIKAARPDLDISRLLIAHCPERVLPGFVMQELVSNDRIVGGLSAEAAEKAKALYQTFCAAEILTTDAATAEMAKLVENSFRDVNIAFANELSIISDKLGINVWELIELANRHPRVNILQPGPGVGGHCIAVDPWFIVSAAPEESQLIRRARETNDAKPDWVISKVKDATAKQSFNGQVSLLGLAFKKNIDDLRESPAINIARKLAESHPQIQFLAAEPHIKELPVSLAALPNLKLVSTDEALQRSSVITVLVDHDRFRDVNRTELHGKDIIDTRGLWR
- a CDS encoding HAD-IIB family hydrolase — protein: MDTLPKLPTTTIHAIFLDVDGTYADYGVVPEAHERAVRAARAAGHKVFLCTGRPLSMLPASILAAGFDGLVASAGAYVQVGDRVLMDRRFSEEQASRTIAALDAHDAIYVLESAEFLYVRPAAEQRLRDIVGSHFAARPDGQSDGASAILGTLRLTPAPASYAKVSMFDAAASVAMIAAEIGNDIAVVENSIADTHRHTGEIFLRGISKADGIAVAIEDLGISQAHTIAIGDGENDLEMVAYAGIGIAVEGSHPGLVALADRTTPPPSKDGIAVAFAELGLF
- the wecB gene encoding non-hydrolyzing UDP-N-acetylglucosamine 2-epimerase, with the protein product MRKKIMPIYGTRPEAIKVAPIVKALQNNDVFDCVVTVTGQHREMLDQVNAIFEITPDYDLDVIEPRQSLNGILVKTIKGLDEILERERPDAVVVQGDTTTSTAGAIAAFYRGIPVVHAEAGLRSGDLYSPFPEEANRKLTSQIAALHLAPTSISRENLLREGINPADVVVTGNTVIDALLEVVQEHAEFTDTALSTLVASGKRIVLVTTHRRENQGEPMRGIGRALARLAAAEPDVEFVLPLHRNPVVREALLPQIEGNANITLTEPLSYGEFTQMLAASHMVLTDSGGVQEEAPSLGKPVLVMRENTERPEAVTAGTVRLIGTDEERIYSSVLELLNDGGAYAAMANAVNPYGDGFAAARTVAAIGELLNVGNRLSDFVGDRIQVQDALLVTSPAA